In the genome of Streptomyces sp. NBC_00433, the window GGAAGGCCGACCGCACCAGGCAGGGCTCCGCGGTCTTCTACACCGCTCCCACCGGCGAGCCGACCGAGAGTGCCGAGCCTGTCAGCACCTGACCGCTGCACGGGATCCGCCGAGGAGAGGGACCCCGGCCGGCTCAGAGCCGGGGTCCCTCGGCGCGGTGGGTACCGGTCAGCAGGCCGGACCGCCCTGCGGCGGTGGCCGCCTGACCGCGATCACCGTGATCGGGTGGTCAGTGCTGCAGGGTGAGGAGGCCCGGACGCCAGGGCAGTTGGCCGTAGTCGCCGCTCGAACCCTTGGCCATGCCCTGGTAGAGGAACTGGAGGTTGCAGGGGTCGACCGTCATGGTCTGGTCGGGGTTGTTGCGGACCAGGTCGCCGTGGCTGATGTCGTTGGTCCAGGTGGCGCCGCTGTTGGCCTTGCCGGCGAAGGGGTTGCTCTCGCTGGTGGCCTGCGGGGTCCACGAGCCGCTGAGGCTGGAGGCGGTGTAGGAGCGGAAGTAGCGCCCGTTCGCCCCTATCGCTTCGACGATCATGAGGTACTGGTTCTGGTTCTGGACCTTGTAGACCTGTACGGCCTCGAAGAGGTTGTTGGTGGAGTCGCTCATGACGGTGGTGTAGTTGGAGCCGAAGCTGCCGGGGAAGTTCCCGATGGGCATGCTGGCGCGGTAGATCTTGCCGTTGTCGCCGGCGAAGAAGAGGTACATGTTCTGGCCGTCGCCGATGAGGGTCTGGTCGATGGGGCCGGTGCCGGAGCCGGAGATGCTGCCGGTGAACAGCGGCTGTGACGAGGACCAGCCGTTGGGGTTGGTCGGGTCGGTCGACGTCTTGTAGAAGAAGGGCCACGCGCCCCACTGGGACGCCAGCACCCAGATGTTCTTCGGCGCGAAGTAGAACAGGGTGGGTGCCACGGTGCCCTGGCTCATCCCGGTCTGGCCGGCCGATGCCATGTCCGACCAGTTCGTGAACGGCTTGAACGCCATCGACCCGTAGGACGATGCGTTGTGGTTCGAGGCGTAGACCAGGTGCTTGCCGTTGTAGACCACGTTGGTGAAGTCCTTCAGCGAGACCCACCCGTTCGCCGGCTGGGCCAGCGCACCCGTCGACGACCACCGGTACGACGACGGAAGAGAGCACGTACCACCCGACGTCGGCGGGGTGGTGGGCGTCGTGGGCGGGGTGCTCGTCGGCGTGGTCGGCGACGTGGTGGTGACGGCGCCGGTGCAGACGGTGCCGTTGAGCACGAAGCTGGTGGGGATGGGATTGCTGGAGGTGTAGGCGCCGTTGAAGCCGAAGTTCGTGGACGAGCCGGTGGCCAGGCTGCCGTTCCAGGCGGTGTTCGCCACCGTGACCTGGGTGCCGCTCTGGGTGTAGGTGCCGCTCCACAACTGCGTGATGGTCTGTCCGCCGGCGAAGGCCCATGAAAGCTGCCAGCTGGTGACCGGCGCACCCAGGTTGGTGACGCTCACGCTCGCGCCGAAGCCGCCGGGCCACTCGTTCGTGATGCTGTAGTCCACCTGGCAACCGCTGGCCGCCTGCGCCGATGTCGCTACGAACGAGACCCCTGCGGCAGCCAGCACCGTGGAGAACAGAGCGATCGACAACGACTTGTAGCGCCTGGACATGTATGTCCGTTTCACAGAACACACTCCTTGGGTGATGAGCCATCGAGAGGACTGATCGCACCGACGTGCGCGCGGGCGCCGCAGCGGTCCACCCGCGCGCCGATCCGCCCGGCTCTGCGGACCCGAGGGAGCGGGATCCGGGAGCGGGCGCGCGACGGAGGCCGGCCGGGTACGGGGATCACGTGCGGGACGGCGACGGAACCGCATGGCGGAGAGCACCCACGACGAGGGCAGGCGCACGCGATCGCGATCATGGAACCTCCGGCAGCGTGAAGCAGCGATTACCTGTCAGGTACGCGCGAACCGCTAGGAGGGGCGATCTGCGAAAAGAGAAAACCAGGGCCGAACCCGCGCTTCCCGCGGGCAGGCGGCCTTCCCGCACTCGGCGTCCGATCCGGCAATCGGTCAGTCCCGGCGGGGGTGTGGAGAGCAAGACAAGCAGACCGCCCCGCCAGGCGTCAATGACACCGCGGTGCCCGCCTGCCGGAACCGCTGGGACTCGGCATGCCGGCTGTGACAAAGGTTGACACCACGCAACCCGGGGCGCACAGTGCAGACGTTGGAGCTGCCCGTTTCCCACGGACCGGCATCCGTGGTTCTCTGTTAGCGCTAACAATCCACCCTCGCGTCGCCTTGCCCACCCCCCACTGCAAGGAGAATTCCGCGTGTACACCCTGAAGCCGCGCCCGCCCAGAGGTCCCGACGGTCGATCGAGACCGGTCCGCGTCCGCCACTGAGCCCCTGCGGGCGTCGACAGCCGACATGCCGCAGGCGGCCCCGCTCCCCCGGACGGCACATCCCTGGCACACGCGCGGAAGCCACCCTCCTTACGCGCGCCGCCGGCGACCGTGACGTCCTGGCGGAGCGGCCTGGCGTACCGGGAAGCGCCCCACCCCAGAGGCACCCCCACCCCACGCTCCCCACCCGAGGCCGGCGACAGGCCGGGCACCAGCCGGCGGTCTCCTGCCGGGCCGCTCCCGCGCCGACGGTGGCCTTGCGGGCCTTGGCGCACCCGGCGATCGGGATGCGCGGCGTCACGATGTCGTGCTCGACGCCGACCTCGATCGCCTCGCCATCGCCTCGCCATCTCCGCGACACCCGCGGCGACGAGGCCCCCACGCGTGAACGCGGACCGCCCCCCTCATGTCCGGCCCGGGTAACCTCCGCTTCGAACATCGAAAAATCTATCGTGACTGAAGTAGACATTGGACGCCCGCGTGGTTATGGTTTCTCTTGTAGCCAGAAGGACGCAGGGCCCGGCAGAGACGAACTGCCGGGAAGCGGTATCAGCAGTTGCAGTTCGCAGGACGGTGCGGTGGTGGAGTTCCGAAGCCAGAGCGGTCGCAGGACGGCGACGGGGCTGACGACCGGACCGGGTGGCCCGCGGGATCAGGGGCCGCCGCAGCAGTTCGGCATTTGTCACCAAGAGGGAAGAACGGAGGGGCTCCGCACCATCAGGATCGCCCGGGTGGAAACACCGAGCCCGGGTACCGCAGGACATCGATAGTGAGGTGGTCTCCGGTCAAGCAACCGCGATCCCCGCAATTCCCGCCCTCCTCTGGGCGGACCCGCGGACATGGAGAGCCGGCGCAGTTCCCAGGCCGGCAGATGGTGTAACCCGTTCCTTCGGGGCCTTGGTGCCGTACGGCACCAAGGCCCCTCCAGGCGTGTTCCGCAGAGAGACGAGATGACAGCAGACGACTCGTACAACCGGCTCGACGACGACGACTACCCCGCCTACACCATGGGCCGGGCCGCCGAACTGCTCGGCACCACCCAGGGCTTCCTGCGCGCCATAGGCGAAGCCCGCCTGATCACCCCGCTGCGCTCCGCCGGTGGCCACCGGCGCTACTCCCGCTACCAGCTGCGCATCGCCGCCCGCGCCCGGGAACTCGTCGACCAGGGCACGTCGATCGAGGCCGCCTGCCGCATCGTCATCCTCGAGGACCAGCTCGAAGAAGCCCAGCGCATCAACGAGACCCTGCGCCACTCCCAGGCGGACGAACACGCCGACGCCTGACCGGATCTTCCGGCGGGCTCGGGCCCCCACCCGAGCACCGCATACGGTGTGCCGGCTCCGCGACAAGGACGGGCCGTCAGACCGGGGATGCCTCCTCGTAGTGGAACCAGTCGAAGGCGACGGTGCCGTCGACGGCGTACATGCCGATCACCCGTCCCGTGAAACCGGTGGCGACCTCGGTGGACAGGTAGCGGCCTTCCAGTTCGGCGAGCGGCTCCGCGCCCGGGGCGTCGGGTTCGCCGAGCCAGAAAGCGACGGTGTCGGGGCCGGTGGGCTCGATACCGGGGAATTCGGGGGACGGGGACACGACGTCCGTGGTGCGGACCGTGACGGTGAGGGTGAGAGGGCCGGCCGTCACCGGACGACGGGCCAGCGTCTGGCGCAGCGGGCCGATGCGCGCGATGACGCTGATCTCCCCGTCGCCGACCTCCAGGTCGTAGTGGTGGGCCTCGTCCATGCGCACGCTCAGGCCGCCGCGACCCCTCCCCGGGTCGAGCAGGGCGGCGACGCGGCAGTCGTGGTGCTGCTGGCGGTGGCCCACAAAGGTGTATCCGGGCCGGTCGAGGGTGGGTCCGGTGGCGGTGAGAGTGAGCCAGCCCTGGCGCTCGGTCAGCGACCACGAGTCGTCGGGGCGGGCGTAGGGCGATATCCAGTGCGGTGCGAGCCCCGGCGCGTCGAAGTCGTCGCGGGCGGGCGGCGCCGGGAGGGGGTGCCAGGCGCCCCCGGGCGCGGAGTGGCGTTCGGGCACGGGTGCCACCACCGGCCAGCCGCTGCCGTCCCACTCCACGGGAGTGAGGAATGTTTCGCGGCCGAGCACCTGGAAGTTGGGCGTGTAGCCGCGGGGCCGGGTGCCGAGCAGCACCATCCACCAGCTCCCGTCGGGCGCCGTGACCAGGTCGGCGTGGCCGGTGCTCTGGATGGGGCGGTCGGTGGCGCTGTGGGAGAGCACGGGGTTGGCGGGGGCGCCTTCCCAGGGGCCCCGCGGTGAGCGCGCGCGGGCGATGGACACCGCGTGGCCGCGCTCGGTGCCGCCTTCGGCGATCAGCAGATACCACCAGTCGTCCACGCGGTACAGGTGCGGCGCCTCGGGATACTTCAGGCCGGTGCCCGACCAGGTGGGGAACGGTCCTTCCAGCACCTCGCCCTTGACGGGGTCGATCCGGGCGATGTGGATCCCGGGAACGGTGAAGGCGCACCAGCAGGTGCCGTCCTCCTCCCACGCCAGGTCCGGGTCGATGCCGGGCAGGTCGATCCATACCGGGTCCGACCAGGGGCCCTCGGGCCGCTCAGCGGTGACGATGAAGTGGCCGCCGCCGCTGACATTGGTGTTGATCACCCAGAAGCGGCCGTCGTGGTGGCGGATCGTGGGCGCGTACAGCCCGCGGGACGCCATGGTGCCCGGCAGCGGAAGCGGCAGTTGCCCCGGCCGGTCGAGCACGTTTCCTATCTGCTGCCAGTGCACCAGGTCCTTGCTGTGGAAGAGCGGCAGACCGGGGACGTACTCGAAACTGGAGCACACCAGGTAGTAGTCGTCGCCGACCCTGCACACGCTCGGGTCGGGGTGGAACCCGCTGATCACCGGGTTGTCGAATGTCCGCACAGGACGTGTTCCCTTCTCGTTCCCAGGGCCTGCTGCCCGAGCGACCGTATACGACCGCCGCGGCCCCGGGCCCGCCGGGCGCCTTGTGGCGCCCGGCGGGGTGTCACGGAGTACGGAGGGGGAACCCCGCGCGACTCCGCTGCCTTCCGGCAGGGGAAAGGAGTCACGTCATCCGCTGGTGAGGGTCCACTTCTGGTTGGCGTTGCCGTTGCAGTCCCACAGCTGGAGCTGCGTGCCGTTGACCGTGGACGAGGCGGGATCGTCCAGGCAGCGGCCGGAGACGGGGTTGCGGTAGCCGCCGTTGTAGCTCTGCCAGACCTGGTTCGTCCCGCCGTTGCAGGTCCATATCTCCACCTTGGTGCCGTTGGCGGTGCCCCTTCCTGTGGCGTCCAGGCACTTGCCCACGGCGCGCAGGGTGCCGTCGGCGTAGGCGGACCAGGCTTGGGCCGGAGCGTTGTCGCAGCTCCATATCTGCACCGGGGTGCCGTCGGCGCTGCTGCCGCCGTTGACGTCGAGGCATTTCCCGGCGATGCCCGACACCACCGGGGCACCCGCCGGCACCGGGCTGTGCAGCCAGCCGGCACTGTCCGCGGCCTGGACGCCCCGGTGGAAGGCGTCGGCCATCTTCTGGTAGCCCCCGTCGTTGGGGTGCAGGGAGTCGGACAGGTCGGCGCTGGTCAAGGCGCTCATGTCCACGTAGCCGACATGCTTGCCTGCCGCCTGCTCGCTCTGCACGATGCCGGGAATGGCCTGGTTGTAGGCGGCCCGGTGCTGCTCCTCGCCGGCGCTGGTGGACACGATCAGCGACGCCAGCAGCACGGTGGCGTCGGGCACGTCGGCGGTGATCTGGTCGACCAGGGACTTCAACCGGGCGGTGGCCGTGGAGACCTGGTAGTTCCCGTTGAGGTCGTTGGTCCCGATCTCCAGTGTCACGACATTGGGCCGGTAGCGGGCCAGGGCGGCGTCGGCCAGGGCGGCGATCTGGTCGATGCGGTACCCGGAGTGCCCTTCGTTGTCCGGGTCGGACATCGTGCCGTTGCGCAGGGTGCCGACGAAGTCCGACGGATGGCCGTCTGCCACCAGCTCGTTGCGCAGCGGGCCCCGGTAGCCGTTGCCGGTACTGCTCCCGACGCCCCACGTGATCGAGTCGCCCAGCGGCATCACGGTCAAGGCTGTCGTGGACGCCGCCGGCGTGGCGGCTGCCGCGGTCACGCCGGCCGCCGCGGCGAGCGAGCCGGCGGCGAGCGCGACCAGGAGGGCGGACAGTGGTTTTCTCATCGCTTCACGCTCCGACTCGGCGCGGGCACGGGGGTCATCGGTAGCCCGCCGCGGCGATGTCGGCCTGGACGGCGTTGTCGGTGGCGTCCGAGGGGTAGCCGGCGACGATGGCTCCTTCGTAGAAGGTGCCTTGGGACTGGTTGGTGTTGCCGTTGCAGCAGTCGCCGCCGCTGCCGAGGATGATGGCCCCTTGCTTCTTCATGGGGCTGTAGCCCGGGGGCAGTCCCCCGTCCCAGAGCGTGCTCAGGCCGCCGGACTGGGCGTTGGCGCCCTTGATCGCGAATCTGGACGTGCCGTTGTTCTTGAGCATCGCGGTGACGTACTTGCTGGTGAAGGCGTGCTGGTTGGAGTTCCAGGACTGGCTGCCGCCGGAGTAGAGGCCGTATTCGAGATCGGCCTGCACCCACGGTCCGCTGCCGGAGCAGCCGCCGAACCAGCAGCTGGTGCCGAAGTAGATGGCGTCCATGGCGCCGGCACCGTCGGCCCTGCGGTCGGTCTCGCTGTTGCCGTAGTCGAAGCAGCAGCCGCTGTTGACATGCGTACCGCTGGTCACCATGTACGCGCCTTCGGGTGCGCTGCCGGTGGGCACACCGGTCAGGTGGCCGTCCCGCCAGTAGCTGTTACCGGGCTTGATGTACAGCGAGTACGCCTTCGAGCCGCCGACGGTCAGCGACTCGGAGGTCGCGCTCGCGGCGGTGTCCGAGCCTCCGACACCGCCGGGGCCCTGGTAGCCCACGTTGTTCCCGTGCCCCGACTGGTCGTAGACCGTGGTGATCACGCAGGAGGTGCCGGAGCAGAAGGCGTCCTGCGCCGCTGCGTCGGCCGGGCCGCCCGCGCTGACCACCCCGATGTTCCGGGTGGCGCTGTCGGACGAGCGCCTGACCTGGTAAAGGCTACCGCTGTAGGACGAGTAGAGCGCCCTGACCGTGCTGTGCGCGGCCACGCACGGCGTGCCGCCGGCGGCGTAGATGTCGCACGCGTGGGATCCGCCGGTCGGCGGCGGCGTCGTCGTGGTGGAGGTGGTCCACTTCTGGTTGCCCTGCCCGTTGCACGTCCACAGGATGACCGCGGTTCCGTTCGCGGTACCCGCGCCGTTCACGTCCAGGCACAGCCCCGACTGGACGCCGGTGATCGAGCCGTCGGAATTGTGCCGCCACTGCTGGTTCGACTGTCCGTTGCAGGTCCAGATGAGCACCGCCGTGCCGGGAGTGGTCTGCTGGTGCGAGGCGTCCACGCAGCGGGTGCCGCCCAGCGTCTGCAACTGCCCCGAGGAGGTGAACTCGAAGGCCTGGCCGGACTGACTGTTGCAGTCGTAGATGTCCAGCACCGTGCCGGCCGTGGAATCACCGCCCTTCACGTCGAGGCAGCGTCCCGACGCCGTGCCCACCAGGGGCGCCGCCGCCGCCTGTGCGGTGTCGGGTGTCATCAGTACGGCTGTGACGATCGCGGCGAGCAGGGTCAGCACGGTGGCGACCGCGGCGAAGGGGCTGTGCCGTCTGTGCGGGCGCCAGGTGGAGGGGAGGGCGAGGGAAGGCAGCATCGGTGCGACTCCTTGGTGGGGGGATGGGACGCGGCGGCCGCCCGGTCGGCACGAGGCCTACCGGGCGGCCTTCGGCGCAGGGGTCAGCCGAACGTCCAGTGCTGGTTGGACTGGCCGTTGCAGGTCCACAGCTCGGCCAGGGCGCCGTTGGCCGTCGAGGCGCCGGTGACGTCCAGGCACAAGCCGGACTGGGTGCCGGTGACGGTGCCGTTGGAGTTGACGCTCCACTGCTGGTTCGCCCCGCCGTTGCAGTTCCAGATCTCCACCTTCGTGCCCGGGGTGGTCTGGTGGTTGTAGGCGTCCAGGCACAGCTGGCCGCCACCGGAGGAGACCGCCAGCTGCCCCGACGAGGTCCGCGTCCAGGTCTGGTTCGCCTGGCCGTTGCAGTCCCATATCTGCACCTGGGTGCCCGCCGTGGTGGACGAGTTCGGCACGTCCAGGCACTTGCCCGCACCCACCGCGTGCAGCGCGCCCGACGTACCCGTACTACCGCCGCCGCCGGTGGTGCCGCCGGTTCCCCCGCCCGTGGTGCCGCCCAGGGCGGCGACGGCGGCGTTGTAGGCGGGCTTGGGCTGGTAGTTGCTGTCGTACATGGTGGCGGCGCCGTAGCCGGGGAAGGTGCCGGGGATCCAGGAGTGGCCGTCGTCCACGCCCCACTGGCTCACTCCCACGCAGCGGGAGACCGCCAGGCAGTCGTTGACCACGGTGCCGTAGTCGTTGGCCTGCTGCTGGAGGTTGGAGCTGTTGGTCGGCAGCTGGATGCGGTCGTCCAGTTCGGTGATGGCGACGTCGAGGCCGAGGTTGGCGAAGCGCTGCATGTTCGCCAGCATCGACGAGGGGACCTGGCCGGCGATGAAGTGCGCCTCCAGGCCGATGCCGCCCAGCGGCACACCTTGGGCGACCATGGTCTGCGCCAGGCTGTAGAGGGCGTTGCTCTTCGCGTTCTCGCCCTCGATGTTGTAGTCGTTGATGTACAGCTTGGCGTTCGGGTCCGCGTTGTGGGCGGTGCGGATCGCGTCGGCGAGGTAGCCGGAGCCCATCGCCTTGTAGAACACGTCCTGGCGCAGGCTGCCGTCCTCGTTGTAGGGCTCGTTGATGACGTCCCAGGCGTAGATCTTGCCCTTGTAGTGGTTGGCCTCGGTGGTGATGTGGGACTCCATCACGCCCTGGACCTGGTTCAGCGGCAGGCTGCTGACCCAGCTGGGCAGTTGGGAGTGCCAGACCAGGTTGTGGCCGCGTACGCGGGCGTTGTGCGCCTGTGCCCAGTTGACGATCTGGTCGCCGGGGCCGAAGTTGTACGAGCCGTTGGACCGCTCGGTGGTGTCCCACTTCATCTCGTTGCCGGGGGTCACCATGTCGAACTGCGTGTTGGCGATGGCCATCTCGCCGCTGATGTTCAGGTCGCCGTCGGTCAGCGCGGTGCCGAAGTAGCGGTTCTGCGCCTCGGCGAGGCTGCGCAGCGAGGTCGCCGCCTGCGCGGTGCCGGCTGTACCGAGAGCGAGCAGTGACGCGCCGGCCAGGGCGACGGCCAAACCCGCGGCCAGAGCGCCCGAGCGGGCCGACCGCAGACGCGGCAGCCGGTGGGTGGGGTTGTGGGGGGACATGCGGACTCCTGCGGTCGGTCTGGGGGCGCGGTGTCGGTGGCACCGCCCCCGGGCGGTCATATTCCGGTGATGGTCCATTCGTTGTTGGTGTTGGAGTTAGGTGCCCACATCACCGCGGTGGCGCCGGCCGTGGTGCTGCCGGCGCCGTCGAGGGCGGTACCGGTGCCGCGGTTGACGATCTGGTAGCGGTTGTTGCCGAGGCTGGTGAGGGACCACTGCTGGTTGTTGCCGCCGTTCCAGGCGGACTGCCGGGCGGGGGCGCCGTTGGCGGTGTTGCCCCAGCTGTCGGCCACCATGCCGTTGGTGCGGTTGACGATGCGGTAGTAGCCGCTGCCGAGGTCGACGAGCTGCCACTGCAGGTTGTTGCTGCCGTCGTAGTTCCACTGCTTGAGGTTGGAGCCCGAGGCGACGCTGCCGCCGCTGTCCAGGACCAGTCCGGTGGTCACGTTGGCGATCTTGACGTACCCGGTCCCGGTGCCGCCGCCGCCGAGCGAGGGGATCTGGCCGGAGAAGGTGAGCTTGACCGTGTATGCCAGCGCGCTGAAGGGTGCGCCGGAGGAGGGCATGGACAGGTGCAGCCCTGAACCGTCCTGCGTGGGGGCAGGCAGGTTGGTGTAGCTGCCCGCGGCGTTGTTGAGCAGCTGGGCGCTCGTCAGGCTGCTGATGTTGAACTGGTTGGAGTTCAGCGTCGTGATGGTCATGGTGCTGCCCTGCCAGCCCAGTGCGGTGGCGTAGAGGACCTTGTTGTCCTGGCTGCGGGTGAACCGCACGTCCTTGGCGGTGCCGGCCTTGGGGCCGCTGAAGGAGCCGCCGCCCATCGCGGTCGGGCCCTCGCCGTAGCTGGACCAGGAGCGCGTGCCGTAGACGGCCTCTCCGAAGCGGCCGAGCCAGTCGCCCATGGCGCGCAGGATCGTCTGCTGCCCCGAGGGGATGGTGCCGTCGGCCATGGGGGCGATGTTCAGCAGCATGGTGCCGCCCTTGGCGGTCCGGTCGATCAGCGCGTGCAGCAGCGCCTGGGTGGTGTAGTAGCCGATGCCCACCGTGTAGCACCAGCTGGAGGACGAGATGCTGTCGTCGGTCAGCCAGTAGGGGGCCATCAGGCCCGCGGGGCCGCCCCGCTCGAAGTCGAAGACCTCGCCCTTGTTGTCGAAGCCGTCCTTGTAGGTGGCGACGACGTCCTTGTTCCACGCGACGGCCTGGTTGTAGTAGTACGCCAGGAACTGCAGCCGAGTGGACTCCTGCACCAGGCCCAGGTCGAAGTCCTGCCAGATCAGGTCGGGCTGGTAGCCGTTGATCACCTCGGCCAGCTTGTTGTACCAGAGCTGGTTCTCCGCGGACGAGCCCTGCTGCCCGTAGAGGATACGCAGTGTCGCGTCCGACTGGTAGGGCACGTGGTCGTAGTAGCCGTTGAAGTGGTAGGCGTGGTGGAGCGAGGCCATGAACTTCAGTCCCTGCCCGCGGATGGCCTGCGCGTGCTGGCCCACGAGGTCGAGCTTGGGGCCGTGCTTGACCGAGTTCCACGGGTTGGACGAGCTGTTCCACATCGAGAACCCGTCGTGGTGCTCCGCGACCGGCCCGGCGAACCTCGCTCCCGCGGCCTTGAACAGCTGCGCCCACGCGGCGGGGTCGAAGTTGCCGCCCTGCGAGGCCAGTTTGGGAGCGAACTGCACGAAGTTGCCGGACTTGTCCCGGGCGCCGTCGATGAAGTTGTTGTACGGCCACGCCGAGGGATCGCCGTAGGTCGCGATGTGGTGCTGGTTCTCGGCCGAGCCGCCGATG includes:
- a CDS encoding helix-turn-helix domain-containing protein is translated as MTADDSYNRLDDDDYPAYTMGRAAELLGTTQGFLRAIGEARLITPLRSAGGHRRYSRYQLRIAARARELVDQGTSIEAACRIVILEDQLEEAQRINETLRHSQADEHADA
- a CDS encoding ricin-type beta-trefoil lectin domain protein; amino-acid sequence: MRKPLSALLVALAAGSLAAAAGVTAAAATPAASTTALTVMPLGDSITWGVGSSTGNGYRGPLRNELVADGHPSDFVGTLRNGTMSDPDNEGHSGYRIDQIAALADAALARYRPNVVTLEIGTNDLNGNYQVSTATARLKSLVDQITADVPDATVLLASLIVSTSAGEEQHRAAYNQAIPGIVQSEQAAGKHVGYVDMSALTSADLSDSLHPNDGGYQKMADAFHRGVQAADSAGWLHSPVPAGAPVVSGIAGKCLDVNGGSSADGTPVQIWSCDNAPAQAWSAYADGTLRAVGKCLDATGRGTANGTKVEIWTCNGGTNQVWQSYNGGYRNPVSGRCLDDPASSTVNGTQLQLWDCNGNANQKWTLTSG
- a CDS encoding glycoside hydrolase family 43 protein, producing the protein MRTFDNPVISGFHPDPSVCRVGDDYYLVCSSFEYVPGLPLFHSKDLVHWQQIGNVLDRPGQLPLPLPGTMASRGLYAPTIRHHDGRFWVINTNVSGGGHFIVTAERPEGPWSDPVWIDLPGIDPDLAWEEDGTCWCAFTVPGIHIARIDPVKGEVLEGPFPTWSGTGLKYPEAPHLYRVDDWWYLLIAEGGTERGHAVSIARARSPRGPWEGAPANPVLSHSATDRPIQSTGHADLVTAPDGSWWMVLLGTRPRGYTPNFQVLGRETFLTPVEWDGSGWPVVAPVPERHSAPGGAWHPLPAPPARDDFDAPGLAPHWISPYARPDDSWSLTERQGWLTLTATGPTLDRPGYTFVGHRQQHHDCRVAALLDPGRGRGGLSVRMDEAHHYDLEVGDGEISVIARIGPLRQTLARRPVTAGPLTLTVTVRTTDVVSPSPEFPGIEPTGPDTVAFWLGEPDAPGAEPLAELEGRYLSTEVATGFTGRVIGMYAVDGTVAFDWFHYEEASPV
- a CDS encoding ricin-type beta-trefoil lectin domain protein, coding for MTPDTAQAAAAPLVGTASGRCLDVKGGDSTAGTVLDIYDCNSQSGQAFEFTSSGQLQTLGGTRCVDASHQQTTPGTAVLIWTCNGQSNQQWRHNSDGSITGVQSGLCLDVNGAGTANGTAVILWTCNGQGNQKWTTSTTTTPPPTGGSHACDIYAAGGTPCVAAHSTVRALYSSYSGSLYQVRRSSDSATRNIGVVSAGGPADAAAQDAFCSGTSCVITTVYDQSGHGNNVGYQGPGGVGGSDTAASATSESLTVGGSKAYSLYIKPGNSYWRDGHLTGVPTGSAPEGAYMVTSGTHVNSGCCFDYGNSETDRRADGAGAMDAIYFGTSCWFGGCSGSGPWVQADLEYGLYSGGSQSWNSNQHAFTSKYVTAMLKNNGTSRFAIKGANAQSGGLSTLWDGGLPPGYSPMKKQGAIILGSGGDCCNGNTNQSQGTFYEGAIVAGYPSDATDNAVQADIAAAGYR
- a CDS encoding endo-1,4-beta-xylanase; its protein translation is MSPHNPTHRLPRLRSARSGALAAGLAVALAGASLLALGTAGTAQAATSLRSLAEAQNRYFGTALTDGDLNISGEMAIANTQFDMVTPGNEMKWDTTERSNGSYNFGPGDQIVNWAQAHNARVRGHNLVWHSQLPSWVSSLPLNQVQGVMESHITTEANHYKGKIYAWDVINEPYNEDGSLRQDVFYKAMGSGYLADAIRTAHNADPNAKLYINDYNIEGENAKSNALYSLAQTMVAQGVPLGGIGLEAHFIAGQVPSSMLANMQRFANLGLDVAITELDDRIQLPTNSSNLQQQANDYGTVVNDCLAVSRCVGVSQWGVDDGHSWIPGTFPGYGAATMYDSNYQPKPAYNAAVAALGGTTGGGTGGTTGGGGSTGTSGALHAVGAGKCLDVPNSSTTAGTQVQIWDCNGQANQTWTRTSSGQLAVSSGGGQLCLDAYNHQTTPGTKVEIWNCNGGANQQWSVNSNGTVTGTQSGLCLDVTGASTANGALAELWTCNGQSNQHWTFG
- a CDS encoding alpha-L-fucosidase, with translation MSSSSFQPSRRSLLAAAGAAATAGLLRFAPDARATDGPGSYTASWSSVDQHPPAPAWFQDAKFGIYYHWGAFSVPAFGNEWYPRNMYIGGSAENQHHIATYGDPSAWPYNNFIDGARDKSGNFVQFAPKLASQGGNFDPAAWAQLFKAAGARFAGPVAEHHDGFSMWNSSSNPWNSVKHGPKLDLVGQHAQAIRGQGLKFMASLHHAYHFNGYYDHVPYQSDATLRILYGQQGSSAENQLWYNKLAEVINGYQPDLIWQDFDLGLVQESTRLQFLAYYYNQAVAWNKDVVATYKDGFDNKGEVFDFERGGPAGLMAPYWLTDDSISSSSWCYTVGIGYYTTQALLHALIDRTAKGGTMLLNIAPMADGTIPSGQQTILRAMGDWLGRFGEAVYGTRSWSSYGEGPTAMGGGSFSGPKAGTAKDVRFTRSQDNKVLYATALGWQGSTMTITTLNSNQFNISSLTSAQLLNNAAGSYTNLPAPTQDGSGLHLSMPSSGAPFSALAYTVKLTFSGQIPSLGGGGTGTGYVKIANVTTGLVLDSGGSVASGSNLKQWNYDGSNNLQWQLVDLGSGYYRIVNRTNGMVADSWGNTANGAPARQSAWNGGNNQQWSLTSLGNNRYQIVNRGTGTALDGAGSTTAGATAVMWAPNSNTNNEWTITGI